The DNA sequence GGAGCCCATCAGCCATGTCTTTATAAAGTCGCCCACCTTGCTGCCGGGAGCAGGCGGCCCATAGACGCTCTCATCCGCCCACATGACCTCCAGCTTTTCACATTGATCTGGCCGAGGACAAGACTGCTTATTGCCATAGCGGTACATGATATTTACATAGCCATAGTCTTCTCCGGTTCGGTCATGACCGACGGCTTCTACTTTATAGGCAGTTATGGACATTGCAGTTCCACCTCCTGAGCCAGTACAAATCCGCACAGTCCAAGGGATGAGTCGATGACAAATACCCGGATGTGCTCCCGTTCCATGCGCTTCCGCAGTTCCTCGATACTGCAGCAGGCGGGAAAGCCGTAAGAGATAGTCCCGCCCAGCAGGTCTTTGTACTGCTGGAAAAACCCATCCACGGTAATCTCTTCCATACCAAAGAGGATGTTGTCCTGAATCACATTTTCAAACCAGTGGGCCAGCAGGCCGGTGAAGCGAACGGATACTTTCTCTCCGGCCTCGGTCTGGGTATCCATGTGCAGGGTATGGGCTTCAAAGTCAGCGCAGTAGCGCAGGACTCGGTTGTCGTGCAGATTGTCAAAGGATTGAATTACCATACTCATGCCAATTCCGCGTCCAGTATCTGGACGGGTTTTCCTTTCTCATTCACATAGTAAAGGGCGATATAGTCGATGCCATCCCGCTTGACCTGCTCCCAAGGTATACGCTCACCGTTGATTAGTTCCACAGTATCTGCCTCGTCCGGGTCGAAGTCTTCTTTTTCGTCTTCATAGTCGATACTGTAACCCAGCTCCAGCACCAGTTTGGAGGCAGGGATTTCGTACCGCTTGAGGGGACGGTGTTCCAATTCAGATGGATTATGTTCATCGCAAAACATATTGTCGTAGCCATGCCGTCCACCGTCAAAGATGACGAACTCCTCGCCGCTCTCCGGATCACGGGCTGCCACCAGTCCGGGAGCCGGAGAGCCATCTACAATATAGGATTGGGGCTCTCCTTTCACCGTGAGCAGATCTCCGTAATACCAAACCTCCAGCAGTTCATTGCCGGTGGTGGAACAGAGTGTCACGGTGGGCAAACGCTTCTCCGCCCACTCTTTCACATGGCCGGTGAGCCAGGTGGGATATTTCTCAGTCATCATAGTCTTTCTCCTCCTATTTCAATTTCAGTACAAATCCCCAGATGCTCACTACGATCAGGAGGACACCCAGCAGGAAGAACACCACCCGCCGGTATCCTCTGCTGTGGCGGTGGGCATCTCGCGTACCAGTGGGATTGCAGAGCCAGTTCCAGTTGCGGATCGCTCCAATTAAAATCACGGCCCCGATGAGCACCGAGGCAATATACCAATGCTCTTGCAAAAATGCTGTGACCTGTTCGCTGTTCATTCTACTTCCTCCTCACGCAAATACCTGCTGGTATTTCTCTTTCAGTTCCTTGGGCGCCGTCT is a window from the Lachnospiraceae bacterium GAM79 genome containing:
- a CDS encoding immunity 17 family protein — protein: MNSEQVTAFLQEHWYIASVLIGAVILIGAIRNWNWLCNPTGTRDAHRHSRGYRRVVFFLLGVLLIVVSIWGFVLKLK